A stretch of the Streptomyces sp. NBC_00654 genome encodes the following:
- a CDS encoding carboxylesterase/lipase family protein — protein MTGKRGAVAAALMGVTVSMAAAAAPAGAPAAAARNDTTTVVRTEDGRVRGIRTAGHRVFLGIPYAGAPKGAHRWAPPRPVRPWKGVRDATEPGPLCPQVPSQYADVSSLEEDCLVLNVTAPAPSVSRRRAPVMVWIHGDGTVGGGSLFDARRLAARGVVVVTVNYRLGVFGGFAHPGLEGSGTFALQDQQAALRWVRRNAAVFGGDPGRVTVAGSSFGAAAITAHLVSPGARGLFHRAILSSGEGMMDMPAGVMGPGIPAYPWYTWRTGREMADTGVTTARALGCSDPVPQRALRCLRALPVKKVLEMPHVMNLFQAFAFGNRVLPELPEEPLRAGRFPRIPVLSGATRDEHRLFVGMLYDAVGRVFTEDDYDRALDTAFGALAGTVRDRYPADGFASPALAWATVVTDRMWARGTWAQNSALGRHTPTYAYEFADRDAPMYLPLPGGFPFGAYHAGDTPYLFEDKEATSRFTPAQVRLSDTMTDYWARFARTGTPNGPGLPKWPRFMPEADIPYTQSLAPDHIGPVDYAAGHRLAFWHRLP, from the coding sequence ATGACAGGGAAGCGCGGTGCCGTGGCAGCCGCACTCATGGGAGTGACCGTGTCGATGGCAGCGGCAGCGGCTCCCGCAGGCGCACCGGCCGCGGCGGCCCGGAACGACACCACCACCGTGGTCCGTACCGAGGACGGCCGGGTACGCGGCATCCGGACCGCCGGCCACCGCGTCTTCCTCGGCATCCCGTACGCCGGAGCGCCGAAGGGCGCGCACAGATGGGCGCCACCTCGCCCGGTGCGCCCCTGGAAGGGAGTCAGGGATGCCACGGAACCCGGCCCGCTGTGCCCGCAGGTCCCGTCCCAGTACGCCGATGTCTCAAGCCTGGAGGAGGACTGCCTGGTTCTGAATGTCACGGCTCCCGCACCGTCCGTCTCCCGCCGCCGTGCACCGGTGATGGTCTGGATCCACGGGGACGGCACGGTGGGAGGGGGCAGCCTCTTCGACGCCCGGCGTCTCGCGGCCCGCGGCGTGGTCGTCGTCACGGTCAACTACCGGCTCGGCGTCTTCGGCGGCTTCGCCCACCCCGGGCTGGAGGGATCAGGGACGTTCGCGCTCCAGGACCAGCAGGCCGCGCTCCGCTGGGTACGGAGGAATGCGGCCGTGTTCGGGGGCGACCCCGGAAGGGTGACGGTGGCGGGCTCGTCCTTCGGCGCGGCCGCGATCACCGCGCATCTGGTCTCGCCCGGCGCCCGCGGGCTGTTCCACCGGGCGATCCTCTCCAGCGGAGAGGGAATGATGGACATGCCCGCCGGGGTGATGGGGCCGGGCATTCCCGCCTATCCCTGGTACACCTGGCGGACCGGCCGGGAGATGGCGGACACCGGCGTCACGACGGCTCGGGCACTGGGCTGTTCCGACCCGGTCCCGCAACGGGCGCTGCGATGTCTGCGCGCGCTGCCGGTGAAGAAGGTGCTGGAAATGCCGCACGTCATGAACCTCTTCCAAGCCTTCGCGTTCGGCAACCGCGTGCTGCCGGAGCTTCCCGAAGAACCACTGCGCGCGGGCCGCTTCCCGCGGATTCCCGTGCTGTCCGGGGCCACCCGGGACGAGCACCGGCTGTTCGTCGGCATGCTGTACGACGCCGTGGGACGTGTCTTCACCGAGGACGACTACGACCGGGCGCTCGACACGGCCTTCGGGGCGCTGGCGGGCACCGTGCGCGACCGGTATCCGGCCGACGGCTTCGCCTCGCCCGCGCTGGCCTGGGCAACCGTGGTCACCGACCGCATGTGGGCCCGCGGCACCTGGGCCCAGAACTCCGCGCTCGGCCGGCACACACCCACCTACGCCTACGAGTTCGCCGACCGCGACGCCCCGATGTACCTCCCGCTGCCGGGCGGGTTCCCGTTCGGCGCCTACCATGCCGGGGACACTCCGTACCTCTTCGAGGACAAGGAGGCCACGTCCCGCTTCACCCCTGCCCAGGTCCGGCTCTCGGACACGATGACGGACTACTGGGCACGGTTCGCCCGCACCGGTACGCCGAACGGTCCCGGCCTGCCGAAGTGGCCCCGGTTCATGCCGGAGGCCGATATTCCGTACACCCAGTCACTGGCCCCGGACCACATCGGGCCCGTCGACTACGCCGCCGGGCACCGGCTCGCCTTCTGGCACCGCCTGCCCTGA
- a CDS encoding amidinotransferase translates to MTASERINVTHDWGVLRETVVGRVIDFTFPAALASGVPASLGFLPERTRADMPRWAGLPWSVADPDGYGRCVEQVEGLARFLTGRGVKVHRPRELTESELAPYGDSGTFHMQTFVRDPMIVVGDLVVESALRLPVRYKERFGLRPVFEEAVARGASWAVMPPPAPVPVPDIAAATGPFLEGGDVLLMGRDILVGLGRGGAASDAAGARWLAQRLGGGYRVHEVPLTADVIHLDDGLTTVREGLAVICREQFADGVPAPVADWELIDIGLREAVNLLAGNSLVLAPGEVVVDERLSHLAEALTAHDVTVHTLPYDAVTPFAGGFRCSHHPLVREL, encoded by the coding sequence ATGACCGCATCCGAACGGATCAACGTCACCCACGACTGGGGCGTCCTCAGGGAAACGGTCGTCGGACGTGTCATCGACTTCACGTTCCCCGCCGCGCTCGCCTCGGGGGTGCCCGCGTCCCTGGGGTTCCTGCCCGAACGGACCAGGGCCGACATGCCCCGGTGGGCCGGTCTGCCGTGGTCGGTGGCGGATCCCGACGGCTACGGCCGGTGTGTCGAACAGGTCGAGGGGCTCGCCCGCTTCCTCACCGGCCGCGGGGTGAAGGTCCATCGTCCGCGCGAGCTGACGGAGAGCGAACTCGCGCCGTACGGCGACAGCGGCACGTTCCATATGCAGACGTTCGTGCGCGACCCGATGATCGTGGTCGGCGACCTGGTCGTCGAATCGGCGCTCCGGCTGCCGGTTCGCTACAAGGAACGCTTCGGCCTGCGGCCGGTGTTCGAGGAGGCCGTGGCGAGGGGAGCGAGCTGGGCCGTCATGCCGCCACCGGCTCCCGTACCGGTCCCGGACATCGCGGCGGCCACCGGCCCCTTCCTGGAGGGCGGCGACGTCCTGCTCATGGGCCGCGACATCCTCGTCGGGCTGGGGCGGGGCGGCGCGGCGTCCGACGCGGCCGGCGCCCGTTGGCTGGCACAGCGGCTCGGCGGCGGATACCGCGTCCATGAGGTGCCTCTCACCGCGGATGTCATCCATCTGGACGACGGCCTCACCACCGTCCGGGAGGGGCTGGCGGTCATCTGCCGTGAACAGTTCGCCGATGGCGTCCCGGCACCGGTCGCGGACTGGGAACTGATCGACATCGGTCTCCGGGAAGCCGTCAACCTGCTGGCGGGCAACAGCCTGGTGCTGGCACCGGGCGAAGTCGTCGTCGACGAACGGCTCTCCCATCTGGCGGAAGCGCTCACCGCGCATGACGTCACGGTGCATACGCTGCCCTACGACGCGGTCACCCCGTTCGCCGGCGGCTTCCGCTGCTCGCACCACCCGCTCGTCAGGGAACTGTGA
- a CDS encoding alpha/beta hydrolase family protein — translation MTNSRTRRAVLTGAALLGAGGLLGAAPAPGATGRVIAERRPDERLVELTLDSPALGGPATVALLTPRGWDRRRPGDRWPTLYLLAGGDGDHTTWTTLFRVQELAELRDVLVVMPGMPLFGFWTDWWNQGKKGAPRVRTYFLREVMPLMEESYGAGPVRAAAGESQGGFGALGFAARTPGLFGAVAAFGAPVHPVRHPEMWLSGARFLEVDGYAIFGDPWKDWEVWLDWDPYHRAEGLRRTAVYLASGDGTPGPLDGEEPDPHIPGTEKWVALADDDVVSVTEAVCCEETRMLSGRLTSLGAPVTTHIYPGTHSGTYGYRELRHALPVLMPALRR, via the coding sequence ATGACGAACTCACGCACACGACGCGCGGTCCTCACGGGCGCGGCCCTCCTCGGAGCCGGCGGACTGCTCGGTGCCGCCCCGGCCCCCGGCGCCACGGGCCGGGTGATCGCGGAGCGGAGGCCGGACGAACGGCTGGTCGAGCTGACCCTCGACTCCCCGGCGCTGGGCGGCCCCGCCACCGTGGCGCTGCTGACCCCGCGCGGCTGGGACCGGCGCCGTCCCGGTGACCGCTGGCCCACCCTCTATCTGCTCGCCGGCGGGGACGGCGACCACACGACCTGGACGACCCTGTTCCGGGTGCAGGAGCTGGCCGAACTGCGCGATGTCCTGGTCGTCATGCCGGGCATGCCGTTGTTCGGGTTCTGGACCGACTGGTGGAACCAGGGGAAGAAGGGCGCGCCCCGGGTGCGTACGTACTTCCTGCGCGAAGTCATGCCCCTGATGGAGGAGAGTTACGGGGCCGGGCCCGTCCGGGCGGCGGCGGGGGAGTCCCAGGGAGGCTTCGGCGCACTGGGTTTCGCGGCCAGGACTCCAGGGCTGTTCGGTGCGGTCGCCGCCTTCGGGGCCCCCGTGCACCCGGTCCGGCACCCGGAGATGTGGCTCTCGGGAGCCAGGTTCCTGGAGGTGGACGGCTACGCGATCTTCGGCGACCCGTGGAAGGACTGGGAGGTCTGGCTCGACTGGGATCCCTACCACCGCGCCGAGGGACTGCGCCGTACGGCCGTCTATCTGGCCTCCGGCGACGGAACCCCCGGCCCCCTCGACGGGGAGGAGCCCGATCCGCATATTCCGGGCACGGAGAAATGGGTCGCGCTCGCCGATGACGATGTCGTCTCCGTCACCGAAGCCGTCTGCTGCGAGGAGACGCGGATGCTCAGCGGCCGGCTCACGTCCCTGGGCGCCCCCGTGACCACGCACATCTACCCGGGCACCCACAGCGGGACCTACGGTTACCGCGAGCTGCGCCATGCGCTGCCGGTGCTGATGCCGGCCCTGCGCCGGTGA